From Gammaproteobacteria bacterium:
TTCAGTGGTGCAATGACCTGGATCAGGTGTTCGCCGAGTTTCGCCGCGTGCTCAAACCCGGCGGTCTGGTGATGTTCGCCACTTTGGGGCCGGATACCTTGCGCGAACTGCGTTTGGCTTGGCGGGCCGTGGACGACTACGCCCACGTCAGCGCGTTTCTGGACATGCACGACATTGGCGATGCGCTGGTGCGTCGTCGTCTGGCCGATCCGGTGATGGACGTGGAAACCATCACCCTGACCTATGATTCCGTGCGTGAGCTGGTGCGCGATCTCAAAACCCTGGGCTCGCGTAACGCAGCCTCAGGACGTCAGCACTCACTCACGGGGAAACAGCATTTCCTGGCCATGGAGCAAGCCTACGAGCAATTCCGCCGCGATGGCATGTTGCCGGCCAGCTACGAGGTCGTCTATGGTCACGCCTGGGTGCCGTTGAAAAAAGGGCCAGAGATTGCGAGCCGCGCTGTAGATTTTCCGATTCCGATACGACACATTTAAACCTTCACACGAGAGAGGCAGGGCATGAAAGGCTATTTCATCACCGGAACAGACACGGATGTGGGCAAAACCGTAGTGACTGCCGGCTTGGTCGAGGCATTCAACAAACGGGGTACGCCGACGGTGGGGCTCAAGCCGGTGGCGACCGGCAGTGAAGGCAACAAAAAAGGCATGTCGCCAGACACTGAGTTTTTGATGAAAAACGCCAAGGTGGAGCTGCCCAAGGAGGAAGTGACGATTTACAGCTTTGCTCCGCCGGTGTCGCCCCACATTGCCGCAGTTCATGCCGATGCGCGCATCGAAATGGAAAAGCTGGTTACTTCGATCAAGAA
This genomic window contains:
- the bioC gene encoding malonyl-ACP O-methyltransferase BioC, whose translation is MKDKPQEYQIDQAWIRNSFDKAAGSYDSAAVLQREVVNRLIERLEWIKIEPQVILDVGVGTGYCARQLRQKYKKATVIGLDLAPSMIRQARSQVPWMDKLRGKQRFVCADAHHIPLADNSVDMVFSSLAIQWCNDLDQVFAEFRRVLKPGGLVMFATLGPDTLRELRLAWRAVDDYAHVSAFLDMHDIGDALVRRRLADPVMDVETITLTYDSVRELVRDLKTLGSRNAASGRQHSLTGKQHFLAMEQAYEQFRRDGMLPASYEVVYGHAWVPLKKGPEIASRAVDFPIPIRHI